Proteins co-encoded in one Maridesulfovibrio ferrireducens genomic window:
- a CDS encoding HypC/HybG/HupF family hydrogenase formation chaperone — protein MCLAIPVEIESINDKVARCRVGEGETYLDASLMLMADEVKVGDYLIVHAGFALRKLETSEAEETLKILREMLSLADGTKPEACGF, from the coding sequence ATGTGTTTAGCTATTCCTGTTGAAATTGAGTCCATTAACGACAAGGTTGCCCGTTGTCGCGTGGGTGAAGGTGAAACATATCTTGATGCTTCGTTGATGCTTATGGCTGATGAAGTTAAGGTAGGGGATTATCTGATAGTTCATGCTGGATTTGCGTTAAGAAAACTGGAAACATCTGAAGCAGAAGAAACTCTTAAAATATTAAGAGAAATGCTTAGTTTAGCTGACGGAACAAAACCAGAAGCTTGCGGTTTTTAA
- a CDS encoding HyaD/HybD family hydrogenase maturation endopeptidase — MSESKKILVLGVGNILFTDEGIGVKVVTDLQKEFSFSPNVTLMDGGTLGTVLMGPIMECDMLIVVDAVLGDGEPGSVYRLTGEDLRRSLAFKDSMHQTDLLDTLVLCDLCDSRPDCVVVGVEPFDYETMCEHVSDTVKAQFPIMKERVLEEVIAAGGSYKTA, encoded by the coding sequence ATGTCTGAAAGTAAAAAAATTTTAGTTCTAGGAGTTGGAAACATTCTTTTCACCGATGAAGGTATCGGTGTAAAGGTTGTAACCGATCTGCAAAAAGAATTTTCTTTTTCTCCCAACGTCACACTTATGGATGGCGGAACTCTGGGAACCGTTCTTATGGGGCCCATAATGGAATGTGACATGCTTATAGTGGTAGATGCGGTGCTTGGAGACGGTGAACCCGGATCTGTTTATCGCTTGACAGGAGAGGATTTGCGTAGGAGTCTGGCATTTAAAGATTCCATGCATCAGACTGACTTACTTGATACATTAGTTTTATGTGATCTATGCGACAGCCGTCCTGATTGTGTTGTTGTAGGGGTTGAGCCTTTTGATTACGAGACTATGTGCGAGCATGTTTCTGATACTGTTAAAGCACAATTTCCTATTATGAAAGAAAGAGTGCTTGAAGAAGTTATCGCTGCCGGCGGTTCCTATAAAACAGCATAA
- a CDS encoding nickel-dependent hydrogenase large subunit encodes MSGCKSKSGPAVMATPFDKNYTGPVTVDPLTRIEGHLKIEVEVENGKVSNVWSSAQLFRGLEIILKGRDPRDAQHFTQRSCGVCTYVHALASTRAVENAIGVDKVLPENAKIIRNLVMGSQYLHDHIVHFYHLHALDWVDVVSGLQADPVKAAKLANSMSSRVTKPEDLKAVQVKLKAFVDSGQLGIFTNAYFLGGHDAYYLKPEENLIATAHYLEGLHLQVKAARAMAVFGAKNPHPQFTIVGGVTCYESLSKERIQEFKDLYNETKKFVDECYIPDLLMVASYYKDWAGIGGTSNFLSFGEFPSVENDIDSRFIPQGVIMNRDLKNVMNFDPASIKEDIKHSWYKGESSLHPYEGETDPQYTSYEDRDRYSWMKAPRYKGESMEVGPLAHVLTAYARGHKDFVPVVNSVLSHLGVGADALFSTLGRTAARGIETTVVANTMSEWVNNLEDNISSGNTDIAVEWDMPDEAEGVGFVGAPRGALSHWIKIKDKKIENFQLVVPSTWNLGPRCNQNKMSAVEEALVGTPIADPKRPVEILRTVHSYDPCIACGVHVIDARTNEVHKFKVM; translated from the coding sequence ATGTCTGGTTGCAAGTCAAAGTCGGGGCCTGCTGTAATGGCCACCCCCTTCGATAAGAACTACACTGGTCCCGTCACGGTTGACCCGCTTACTCGAATCGAAGGACATTTGAAAATCGAAGTTGAAGTTGAAAATGGTAAAGTAAGCAACGTTTGGAGTAGTGCTCAGCTCTTCCGCGGTCTTGAAATTATTCTCAAAGGCCGTGATCCAAGAGATGCTCAGCATTTCACACAGCGTTCATGCGGTGTTTGTACTTATGTACATGCCCTTGCTTCCACCCGCGCTGTAGAAAACGCTATCGGTGTAGATAAAGTTCTACCTGAAAATGCTAAAATTATCCGTAACTTAGTTATGGGTTCTCAGTACCTGCATGATCATATCGTTCATTTCTATCATCTCCATGCCCTTGATTGGGTTGACGTAGTCAGCGGCCTTCAGGCCGACCCTGTTAAGGCTGCAAAGCTCGCTAACAGCATGTCTTCACGTGTGACCAAACCTGAAGATCTCAAAGCTGTTCAAGTAAAATTGAAAGCTTTTGTTGATTCCGGACAACTTGGTATTTTCACCAATGCTTACTTCCTCGGCGGTCATGATGCTTACTATCTGAAACCCGAAGAAAACCTCATCGCAACAGCTCATTACCTCGAAGGTCTACATCTTCAGGTTAAAGCAGCCCGCGCAATGGCTGTTTTCGGTGCAAAGAATCCACATCCGCAGTTTACCATCGTAGGTGGTGTAACTTGTTACGAGTCTTTATCAAAAGAACGTATTCAAGAGTTTAAAGATCTTTACAATGAAACTAAAAAATTCGTTGATGAATGCTACATTCCTGACCTGTTAATGGTAGCTTCCTACTATAAAGATTGGGCTGGAATCGGCGGAACCAGTAACTTCCTGAGCTTCGGTGAATTCCCGTCTGTTGAAAATGATATCGACAGCCGTTTCATTCCTCAGGGTGTAATCATGAATCGTGACCTTAAAAACGTTATGAATTTTGATCCTGCATCAATCAAAGAAGATATTAAACACAGCTGGTATAAGGGAGAGTCTTCACTCCATCCTTATGAAGGCGAAACTGATCCTCAGTATACTTCTTACGAAGACAGAGACCGCTACTCATGGATGAAAGCTCCTCGCTATAAAGGCGAATCCATGGAAGTCGGTCCTCTTGCTCACGTTCTCACAGCATACGCTAGAGGACATAAAGACTTCGTACCTGTTGTTAACAGTGTTCTCAGTCATCTTGGAGTCGGAGCAGATGCTCTATTCTCTACTCTTGGCCGTACTGCAGCTCGCGGTATTGAAACCACTGTTGTGGCTAACACCATGTCAGAATGGGTTAATAACCTCGAAGACAACATCAGTTCCGGCAACACAGACATCGCAGTTGAGTGGGATATGCCCGATGAAGCTGAAGGTGTCGGATTCGTCGGCGCACCTCGTGGTGCTCTTTCTCACTGGATTAAGATTAAAGACAAAAAAATCGAGAACTTCCAGCTTGTTGTTCCTTCAACATGGAACCTCGGACCCCGCTGTAATCAGAACAAAATGTCTGCGGTTGAAGAAGCCCTTGTTGGGACTCCGATTGCTGATCCTAAACGTCCGGTTGAAATCCTCCGTACTGTTCATTCATACGATCCTTGCATTGCTTGTGGTGTGCATGTTATCGATGCAAGAACGAATGAGGTTCATAAATTCAAAGTAATGTAA
- a CDS encoding hydrogenase small subunit yields the protein MKFSVGLGKDGAEKRLEQNGVSRRDFMKFCATTAAVMGMGPAFAPTIAEALTQKRRPSVVYLHMAECTGCSEAVLRTVSPYIDALILDTISLDYHETIMAAAGHAAEEALHEAINAPEGFICVIEGGIPTIEDGAWGKVAGKSMLEICQEIVPKAMATICIGTCACYGGVQAAAPNPSQAKGVSEALGGITTVNLPGCPTNPYNFVGTVVHYLTKGIPELDSDGRPVIFYGESVHDNCPRLKHFEADEFAPSFSSEEARKGYCLYELGCKGPDTYNNCPKVKFNQTNWPVEAGHPCIGCSEPNFWDEMSPFYEPS from the coding sequence ATGAAATTCTCTGTGGGACTCGGAAAGGATGGAGCGGAAAAACGCCTGGAGCAGAATGGTGTATCCCGCCGTGACTTTATGAAGTTCTGCGCAACAACTGCCGCTGTTATGGGTATGGGACCGGCTTTTGCTCCTACAATAGCTGAAGCTCTTACTCAAAAAAGGCGTCCTTCTGTTGTTTATCTGCACATGGCCGAATGTACCGGCTGTTCAGAAGCAGTTCTTCGTACTGTTTCTCCTTACATTGATGCTTTGATTCTAGACACGATTTCTCTTGATTATCATGAAACGATTATGGCTGCCGCCGGACATGCTGCTGAAGAAGCACTGCATGAAGCAATCAACGCTCCAGAAGGATTTATCTGTGTAATAGAAGGTGGAATTCCTACTATTGAAGATGGTGCGTGGGGTAAGGTTGCCGGTAAATCAATGCTTGAAATTTGTCAGGAAATAGTTCCTAAAGCAATGGCTACCATCTGTATCGGCACATGTGCCTGTTACGGAGGGGTTCAGGCCGCAGCACCTAATCCATCACAGGCAAAGGGCGTCAGTGAAGCTCTTGGCGGAATTACTACTGTAAATCTTCCAGGCTGCCCGACAAACCCGTATAATTTCGTAGGAACAGTTGTTCATTACCTGACCAAAGGTATTCCTGAACTTGATAGCGATGGTCGCCCCGTCATTTTTTATGGCGAATCAGTTCACGACAACTGTCCCAGACTCAAACATTTTGAAGCTGATGAATTTGCACCATCCTTTAGTTCCGAAGAAGCTAGAAAAGGCTACTGTCTTTACGAGCTGGGCTGTAAAGGACCGGACACCTACAATAATTGCCCGAAAGTCAAGTTTAATCAGACTAACTGGCCTGTTGAAGCTGGACATCCATGCATCGGCTGTAGTGAGCCAAACTTCTGGGATGAGATGAGTCCGTTCTACGAACCGAGTTAA